A stretch of DNA from Thermithiobacillus plumbiphilus:
GCAGTAATCGCCCCAGATGAACTGATAGACGGCATGTGCCGCATCCGAGAAGCGGTAGCCGTCGAAGGCGGCACGCACTTCAGCCTCGGTCTCTTGCAGACGCGAGATGATCCAGCGGTCCACCACCGAGAGTTCGGCATCACCCGTGTTCAGATCTTCACCGACCGGCATTTGCATGAGCACGTAGCGGCTGGCGTTCCAGAGCTTGTTGGCGAAATTGCGGTAGCCCTCGATGCGCTTGAGGTCGAACTTGATGTCCCGGCCCTGGGTAGCAAGGCTCGCGAAGGTGAAGCGCAGGGCGTCCACGCCGAAGGCGGGAATACCCTCGGGAAACTCCTTGCGCGTGGCCTTTTCGATCTTGCTCGCGGCCTGCGGGTTCATCATATTGCTGGTGCGCTTGTGGACCAGATCCTCAAGATCGATGCCGTCGATGAGATCGATGGGATCGAGCACATTGCCCTTGGATTTGCTCATCTTCTGGCCTTCGGCATCGCGCACCAGGCCATGGATGTAGACCTCGCGGAAGGGGACCTCGCCGGTGAACTTCAGGCCCATCATGATCATGCGGGCGACCCAGAAGAAGATGATGTCAAAGCCCGTCACCAGCACGCTGGTGGGATAGAAGGTCCTGAACTCCAGGGTCTGCTCGGGCCAGCCGAGCGTGGTGAAGGGCCAGAGCGCGGAGCTGAACCAGGTGTCGAGCACGTCGTGATCCCGGACCAGGTCCGTGGTTTGGCCATAGTACGCTGCCGCCTGCGCAACTGCCTCGGCTTCGCTGCGGGCCACGAAGATCCGCCCGTCCGGCCCGTACCAGGCCGGGATCTGATGCCCCCACCAGAGCTGGCGCGAGATGCACCAGTCCTGGATGTTGTGCATCCACTGGAAATAGGTGTTCTTCCAGTTGTCCGGCACGAAGCGGATGCGCCCATCCTCGACCGCCGCGATGGCGGGTTCGGCCAGTGGCGCGATCTTTACATACCATTGATCGGTCAGATAAGGCTCGATGACCGCCTTGCTGCGGTCCCCGCGCGGCACCATGAGCTTGTGGGGACGCACTTCCTCCAGCAGTCCCGCCGCCTCGAAATCGGCGACAATCCGCTTGCGCGCGACGTTACGATCCAGCCCGCGATAGGCTTCGGGCGCGCTGTCATTGATCTTCGCGTCCGGCGTGAAGATGTTGAGCAGCGGCAGATCATGGCGCTGGCCCACCGCATAGTCATTGAAATCATGCGCCGGGGTGATCTTTACGCAGCCCGAGCCGAACTCGGGATCGACGTAGTCGTCGCCAATGATGGGAATCTCGCGCCCGACCAGCGGCAGGGTGATGGTCTTGCCAATCAGATGTTTGTAGCGTTCGTCTTCGGGATGCACCGCTACGGCGGCATCGCCGAGCATGGTCTCCGGGCGCGTGGTGGCCACTACCAGGTGTCCCGAACCATCGCTCAGGGGATAGCGCAGATGCCAGAGGAAGCCGTCCTCTTCCTCACTGAGCACTTCCAGATCAGACACTGCCGTGTGCAGCACCGGATCCCAGTTCACCAGGCGCTTGCCGCGATAGATCAGACCCTCCTCGTGCAGGCGCACGAAGACCTCGGTCACCGCCCTGGACAGTCCCTCATCCATAGTGAATCGCTCGCGCGTCCAGTCACAGGACGCCCCCAGCCGGCGCATCTGCCGCACGATGTGGCCGCCCGACTCGGCCTTCCAGTCCCAGATGCGCTCCATGAACGCTTGCCGGCCAAGATCATGGCGGCTCTGTCCCGCGGCTTCCAGTTGCCGTTCCACCACCATCTGGGTGGCGATGCCGGCGTGATCCGTGCCCGGTTGCCAGAGGGTCTGGTCACCCTGCATCCGGTGATAGCGGGTGAGGATATCCATCAGGGTGTCCTGAAAGGCGTGCCCCATGTGCAGGGTGCCGGTCACATTGGGCGGCGGCAGCATGATGCAATAAGGAGTGCCTTCACCCCGGGGCTGGAAATAGCCCTGGGCCTCCCAGACGGGATACCAGCGACGCTCACTCAGGGCCGGCTGAAACTGTTTGTCGAGTTCGGTAGCTTTTTCGTTCATGTGTTTACTGTATCAGAAAGGGGCCTCGGGGGCCCCTTGTGAAAGCGGAGTATAAAATCAGCAAATCAGCTGTGCTACGGCTTTTGGTCGGTATGCGGCGCCAGTCGCCATGCTGCAAGTCGTCCTGATCGGACTTCGGGCGGCAAACCATTCCATGATGCTGATTCCTAAGCGGTTAGTTGATGAACCGTGAG
This window harbors:
- a CDS encoding valine--tRNA ligase, whose product is MNEKATELDKQFQPALSERRWYPVWEAQGYFQPRGEGTPYCIMLPPPNVTGTLHMGHAFQDTLMDILTRYHRMQGDQTLWQPGTDHAGIATQMVVERQLEAAGQSRHDLGRQAFMERIWDWKAESGGHIVRQMRRLGASCDWTRERFTMDEGLSRAVTEVFVRLHEEGLIYRGKRLVNWDPVLHTAVSDLEVLSEEEDGFLWHLRYPLSDGSGHLVVATTRPETMLGDAAVAVHPEDERYKHLIGKTITLPLVGREIPIIGDDYVDPEFGSGCVKITPAHDFNDYAVGQRHDLPLLNIFTPDAKINDSAPEAYRGLDRNVARKRIVADFEAAGLLEEVRPHKLMVPRGDRSKAVIEPYLTDQWYVKIAPLAEPAIAAVEDGRIRFVPDNWKNTYFQWMHNIQDWCISRQLWWGHQIPAWYGPDGRIFVARSEAEAVAQAAAYYGQTTDLVRDHDVLDTWFSSALWPFTTLGWPEQTLEFRTFYPTSVLVTGFDIIFFWVARMIMMGLKFTGEVPFREVYIHGLVRDAEGQKMSKSKGNVLDPIDLIDGIDLEDLVHKRTSNMMNPQAASKIEKATRKEFPEGIPAFGVDALRFTFASLATQGRDIKFDLKRIEGYRNFANKLWNASRYVLMQMPVGEDLNTGDAELSVVDRWIISRLQETEAEVRAAFDGYRFSDAAHAVYQFIWGDYCDWYIELTKPVLSGDFSPELQRGARRTLVRVLEAALRLLHPIMPFVSEEIWQQVAPLAGKPGDSIMLAPYPQPDSLRIDQSAVEEVEWLMACIRAVRTIRGQMDIAPGREIPLFLQGGDAMDRERITRFQPWLTRLARLASMEWLAADVAPPPAALELVGELKLLVPLAGLIDLGAERARLEKEVARLQADRARSQGKLANASFVDRAPAEVVAKEREKIEELSLAIQNLDVQLRRLEAL